AAGTGCTGTCGCAGCGTGTGGTACGTACTGAAGGTAAGCCGGGACCGTATCGCTTCGTACTGCCGTTCAATCCGGCAGATATTCAACCGGATGCACGTATTCTCCTTAGCGCAGCGGTTACCATTGATAATAAAGTTGTTCTCGTGACGGATTCAGTGAAACCGGCAATTAACGGTGGCGGAACCCAGATCGATTTAACGTTGGTTCCCGTGCCTTCAGTGGCGGTACCGGTAATGAATACCAGTAATGCTGGCGCTACCATTCCTTCCACTTCACCGACACAGGTTACGCCTTATTCATCAGCTCCGGCACCTGTAAAATATTAAGTAGTTGTGGGCCAGCTTTGCTGGCCCCGTTACCATTGCCAGCGATAGCGCGCCAGATCCACCTTGCCATCATCACTAATTTCAATCCCTTCCGCTTCCAGCGCATCACGCTGACGCAGCAGATCGTCGCCCTGCAATGAAATTTGCCCGTAGCGGTTAATAATACGATGCCATGGCAGGCGGCTGTCAGCGGGCAGTCGTTTTAATACCCCACCGACCTGACGTGCAGCACGAGGCGATCCTGCCAGTCGCGCCACCTCACCGTAGGTTGTGACGCTGCCAGCAGGAATAGCCGCAATTACCTGTAGTACACGTTGGGTAAAGGAATCATTTTCCACCATCTTCTCCTGCCTTATCACATATTTGCATCCTGACAAAAATGGCATAAGGAATAAACAGAAAAAGAAGTAGCCGCTGCAATAAAGAGGAAGGGGCTGGAAAAAACAGCAGGTTGTTTAATAAAACATCGGTTGCCAGCCTGCAGCTTGCATTTACCCCATGCATCATTGATAATGCCTGCGCTCTGTAACAGAGCGCGTCAATGGGGGCCCTGTTGGTTCTCCCGCAACGCTAACTTGTGAACTCGGTCAGGTCCGGAAGGAAGCAGCCGCAGCAGGTGACGCGTGTGCCGGGATGTA
The sequence above is a segment of the Mixta intestinalis genome. Coding sequences within it:
- a CDS encoding YbaY family lipoprotein, whose product is MKFWHVMSGVALAVALAGCADKSANIPVPTPGTESTITQPNVSGSVYIRGNFTLPADAALTVTLSDASLSDAPAKVLSQRVVRTEGKPGPYRFVLPFNPADIQPDARILLSAAVTIDNKVVLVTDSVKPAINGGGTQIDLTLVPVPSVAVPVMNTSNAGATIPSTSPTQVTPYSSAPAPVKY
- a CDS encoding MGMT family protein, which produces MVENDSFTQRVLQVIAAIPAGSVTTYGEVARLAGSPRAARQVGGVLKRLPADSRLPWHRIINRYGQISLQGDDLLRQRDALEAEGIEISDDGKVDLARYRWQW